In Bacteroides sp., the sequence GATAGGGATTTACCGATGAAAAAAAACGGGAATTTTGAACCGGGCATTTATGAAAATTTCTTAAATTTATTGGTAAATAACACCTTAGTGGAGATTAATGCCATTTTCATTCATGAAATAAGTAAGTTCTGTCGTGAATGTTTTAAAAAAAGGATATGCTATGAAAAGGAAACTTTTACAACTGTCTGTTGCTATTAGCTTCATCTTAATAGCAACGATTCCGAGTATGTATGCTCAGAATGATTCCCATAATAAAATAACCATTGCACATCTGCAGTTATTTGCCTTCAATAATAATATAGAGGAAAATATGCAGAAGGCAGAATTATATTGCAGGAAAGCCGATTCTATTGGCGCTGATCTGGCAGTTCTTCCTGAAATGTATAGTATTGGCTGTGGTTATGACGAGCCTGCCGTAATCGAAGACTGGTTAAGCCAGGCAATATCCATAGATGATCCATTTATCAAACATTTTGTTGCTTTGGCAAAAGAGCTGGAGATGGCAATTGCCGTGACTTTTCTTGAAAAGGAAAACATGGAATATTATAATTCGGTTTGTGTAATTGACAGGTTTGGTGAAATTTGTTTAAAACACAGAAAAGTTCATTTATGGGAGCCTTCCCTTGTTGAGGCTGTTTGTACATCTGGAAAGGAATTTAATGTATATAACCTGGACACTAAAAATGGAACATTTAAATTAGGTGCAATGATATGCTCCGATTATTACTTTCCTGAAAGCGGCAGGATATTAATGCTAAACGGAGCTGAGATCGTTATCGTACCCAATGCTGCCCCTTTAAATGACCATTTATTAGCTATGTTAAAATCAAGAGCTGTTGAAAATTCTTTTGGTGTTGCCTTAGTAAACTTTCCAGGTGAAAAAGAATGCCCGGCATATTGCCATACAGGCAGATCAACAGCTTATAATCCATGGTACTGGGGTGAATACCAGATTTTTGAGGCAGATGAAAAAGAGGGGATCTTTATTTCAGAATTTGACTTAACGGAGATCAGGAGATATAGAAATGAATCTTATTTTGGAAACGCTTTTCGTCATCCAGCATTATATAAACCGCTAACAGATACTATAGTTAATGAACCATTTAAGGGTAGAAAGACCGGACTAGGAGTTGATTTCTCTGAAAATAGAAGATAGATCACATATTTTAATGCCACTAACATGGTGAATAATGTATGGGCTATATTTTCGCCCGGTTTATGAGTGTCGGTCGCTTTTTTGTATCTTGCTTATCAAACTAAATGCATTGCAACGCCAACGACATCAAACACTGATACCGTAGTATCCCGCCCTTCCCATCCACCCTTGAAACAGCACCAGGAATGGCTCAATCATCCTGATGCACCCCTCCCCCTTTCCCCCTGCAGGGGTGGCAGTGAAATTAGCCTGAGGAATACCGTGCCACCCCAGCCCCATAAGGTAATAAGGTTTTAGACAGACCTGCTGGTTTGACCTTATTCCCTTAATGTCCAAACTTTTATACCTGAACCTCAACCCTGCCTGCCGACAGGCAGGCTTAACCTTAACGATGAATTTAAAAAACCCTGGATGATCAAGACGGATATATTTAAAAAACCTTAATTTTGAAAAATACAAACCTCCACCTCTCTTGAAAAACAGGGAGTCCAAACATTCCTGCAAGGGTTAATGAGTGACTCGTTTGGTATTTTTTATTGAATGGATGAACCAATCTCAGCCATACAAACAATACAGAAACCTTAATCTAAAAAACAGACCCCAAAATGAAAAACAAACCCGTTTATTTGATTTTGCTGCTGATATTCTTATGCGCCTGCCAATCCGCCAAACAGCACGACGACCAAGCCACCACGCCCCCTGATCAAACCCTTACCGGCAAATGGGTAAGAATGAGTCAGAGCGGGCCCATCAGCTTTGATTTTAAGGAAGACGGACTGGTGGAAGGGGATTTTGGCAACGACCAGACCATTGACGTGGTGGCAAAATATAAATTATCTGGCGACACCATCAAATTCATTGATGAGGAAGGTCAGATGTGCGAGGGATACGGGCTGTACAAGGTTTATCAAACCGATTACTATGTATCGTTCGACCTGATCGATGACGATTGCAGCGGAAGGATCAAAACGACCATGGGATTCTGGACACGCCCTGAAT encodes:
- a CDS encoding carbon-nitrogen hydrolase family protein; translation: MKRKLLQLSVAISFILIATIPSMYAQNDSHNKITIAHLQLFAFNNNIEENMQKAELYCRKADSIGADLAVLPEMYSIGCGYDEPAVIEDWLSQAISIDDPFIKHFVALAKELEMAIAVTFLEKENMEYYNSVCVIDRFGEICLKHRKVHLWEPSLVEAVCTSGKEFNVYNLDTKNGTFKLGAMICSDYYFPESGRILMLNGAEIVIVPNAAPLNDHLLAMLKSRAVENSFGVALVNFPGEKECPAYCHTGRSTAYNPWYWGEYQIFEADEKEGIFISEFDLTEIRRYRNESYFGNAFRHPALYKPLTDTIVNEPFKGRKTGLGVDFSENRR